The Cucurbita pepo subsp. pepo cultivar mu-cu-16 unplaced genomic scaffold, ASM280686v2 Cp4.1_scaffold000990, whole genome shotgun sequence nucleotide sequence GGTCTTTCTTCATTTAAGTTATAGATTGGACCACCATCCACTTCAAATCCTTATTTTGTGTtgggaaaatatttaaatcaggcttattaatggaaaaatgaatGGTTTGGATGAGTTCTTCAGCAAATTCTTGATAAGAGAATTTGTTGTTATTTGAAAAtagtattcaaaattaattttttttttaataaaaaattcaatttcttatgGTTGATTCAATAGagttcattttaatattaaaaaaaatgcttaagtCAATATCTATTCAAagttaaattagaaaatacgtacaaaattcaactaataaacaaaacacttaaataaaaatatattttaatatgattaAAGGAATCAATtttcacaaataaaaaatatatattatttaccaaataaaaatcaaatttaaaatttgttaatagtaaaaaaaatatcttcttaattttaattaagtatttaaaattgaattattaccggttcacaaaacaacaaattatataaataataaatacgaacctaacttaattaattaggcATCATATTGTAATGGTAgaatttaattgatataattattaatttaaaattttaaataatttagatctattaaatatttaatttgaaaaatattaaaaaaattaaatttaacgtaaaaaataatttaaaaaaaggttatttttgtaattagctTAAACCGAACCTTTTTTTggcaattttaatttttaaatgtcatCATTAACCTAATTTACTCACATGGGAGTATATTAATATGTGAACTGAAGTCGTGAGTTGTAATCGCGCAATTACGAGATTCCGAAAGCGAAGCTCAGAGATGGAAACGCAATGGGATTTTGATTGGTAGAATCTCTGCGAGCGCAGGCAGTCCACATAATAGGGGGAGGGCCATTGAAGGGATCCTCGAAGCTTTTGTTGTTGTCCTTCGTTCTAATGGCGGCCTCTGCTCGAGCGTTCTTCCTATCTCGCATCACCGATTTTTCAATCAAACCCCGTcttcctccaccacctccGCCGCCCttgccttctttttcttattcacATCTTGGCCTTCAACGGCGGCGTTTTCCCTCAACGTCTGGAGCAACAACTGTCAGCTGCCTTATCTCCGGGGTTGATGGCGGCGGAGTTTCCGATGACTTTGTTTCCACTCGGAAGTTGAAATTCGATCGCGGGTTCTCCGTAATCGCTAATATGCTTAAGCGGATTGAGCCGCTTGATACATCTAATATCTCCCAGGGTGTTTCTGATGCTGCTAAGGATTCCATGAAGCAGACTATCTCTTCAATGTTGGGTTTGCTTCCGTCTGATCAGTTCGCTGTCACCGTTAGGGTTTCCAAAAGCCCTCTCCATAATCTCCTCTCTTCGTCAATTATCACCGGGTAAGGAGTTGATCGATTCTTTGCTGTctactgaagtttgatgaatttgtTCATGTGTTGGGGACGTTTTCCGTCAGATTTTTGGAATTCTGATGAGTGCCTCTGTATAGGTACACTCTTTGGAATGCGGAGTATCGGTTGTCTTTGACGAGGAATTTCGATATCTCGCCGGATAATTTGACTGGCTTCGACAGGTCGAAACCGCTGGAAGTTTCGGACGTTGAGGAGATTCGGGTGGGCGTTGATTCTAATTTGGAAGATTTGGATACAAGGCCTCGTCTCTTAACTGGTTTTTCGCCCGAGGCGTTGAAGTACATCCAGCAGTTGCAGTCGGAATTGTCAAATCTCAAGGATGTAAGGATTTACTGAGTTGTTAACAATCTTCACCTGTTGACAACACATTTCTTCTATTGTCCATCTATGACTTGACTAACTGAATTCTCAAAatcatttctaaattattaaatgcaaACCTTTAACTCTCTTGAAAAAATTCAGTATCCTAAATGCGGGCGGagtctttcatttgttttatgatcttctttctaaaaattaacaaatgaAGGGTTTCATTTACTATGTTAAGACGCAAATTATTTGGATACAACTCCTCATAGTTTTATGCTATTAGCTATGTTATTTAGTGGGTGTATGCTGTATTAATTCATACTTGCAGACATGAGTTTCCATGTTATCCCTGTACAACTGCATATATTTTTGTCTAATGTTCAGTTGGATCTTTTTGTTTAGAATGTGATTTGTTTCGCATCAAGCTtgaatttaaatgtattttctgCTATTGGTAAGTGATTGTCAGGTGCCAGAAAATAACCAGTTTCTGTATGTAATCAAGGATGAAATGCTAATATACTCCTATTTGTTATATTGGTGAGGTCTTGAGTATTGAagttgtaaccgcccaagctcaccgagtagatattgtcctttttgggctttttcttccATGCTTagctcaaggttttaaaacgcctcactagagaggtttccacactcttataaagaatgctttgttcccttctccaaccgatctcacaatccatcccttgggggccagtgtACTCGAGTACACCGCCTAGTAtctaactctgatactatttgtaacaacccaagcccactactggcacaccactacTAGTAGCctgcctggtgtctggcttgTGCCATTACCCTCGGGCCCATGCGCGATTGGCCACTTGTGTGCCGTCTTGCATAATCGTGCCCATGCCTTGATTCGAGCCTCAACTAACCTAATTtttgaagcattccttgtaagagtGTCAAAACATCTCCCTCGTAGACGCggtttaaaaccttgaggggaatcccggaagggaaagttcagagaggataatatctgctagcgataggCTTGAGCTGCTGCATCTTTCCCTTCAGCTATTTACTAGTTTTACATTACTGTGGATGTATTTGCAGTTAGATTGAATAACTTGGTTTAATTTCAGGGATCATCTCCATCTTTATCTTGGTTGCTTATCTTGCATGTAGCTAGATGTCATAAATTTGATAGAAAAATGTATCCTGTTAGATGGTGTGATTCCTCATAAATATAGACTCCAATTTAGCAAAAGAAAACCGTTAGGTTGGCTATCAAGTTTAGCAGTACATGCTTAGATTTTAGCTTTGTGGTCAAACGTAACCTGCTATCATCTCATGTTCTTTCGTTCAATCATATTCGGGCTCCTTTAATTTACGTTCAAAGGGTTAAGACAAAATAAACCGTATTGCTTATTCTCTTCAGCATATTTCAATTATCTGCCTTTTAGTATATTCATTCAGTCAAGATAGGAAGGTTTTCCTGTCTATTGGGATGAGACCAAATGCTTTCTCTGACTTGTTAAATTCACGTGCCCTGCATCTTCATGATCCGCTGCTTTACCTTCCCATCTGTTGTTCTGAATGTGTCAGGAACTGAATGCTCAGAAGCAAGTGAATATGCAGATGGAACATGGCAAAGAAAACAGGAATGATTTGTTGGAGTATCTGCGGTCTTTGGATTCTAATAtggtatttcatttttttttttggtgcaTACGTAACTATATTGTTGTGCATATATGCCTTTATTTTCCTTGTTGGAAGTAAGCCCGTGCTGATTGTTACCCAAGCTGTTGaacttcttcttcattctggGGGCCCTCATACTTATCTCCACGTTTATTATTTAGGTGACCGAACTCTGCAAACCATCTACATCGGAGGTGGAGGAAATCATTCACGAGCTTGTTGGAAACATATTGCAAAGGTTCTTCAAAGATGATGCTAGCTCTACTTTCAATGAGGATTCGAGTGTGGCGGATTTAGAGAAACTTGCAGATGTTGGCAGTGAGTTTTGTGATACTGTAGGCACATCTCGGGATTACCTAGCAAAGCTCTTATTCTGGTTAGTTAAAAATTCCATGGTTAAACAAACTAAGAACTTAGAACTTTGAAGCAAGACATGTTTTAGGCTCTAAGATAATATTGAAATGAGGCGCATGTCCAATGATCTAACTTGTTGATCTGCTGCAGGTGTATGTTATTGGGGCATCACTTGAGAAGCTTGGAGAATAGACTGCAGTTAAGCTGTGTCGTTGGGCTCTTATGATTTGTAAGAGAAGGAAGTGTACATTCTTCTGTACCCTACCCCACCCCACCCCCTAAGTGTCTTTATATTATGTCCATACCTTACCTttctataattgtttttttttttttcaataaaaggTTTAATTGGGTGATATCAATGTCCATCAAGCAAAAACTTCTTTACCCTACAATGATAATGTTACaagtttaaaataactatttcgagatatataacaaatttatcgattaattattttgagatatataacaaatttatcaattaattattttgagatatataacaaatttatcaattaattattttgagacatataacaaatttatcaattaattatttcgtgacatataacaaatttatcaattaattatttcgagacatataacaaatttatcaattaattatttcgagatatataacaaatttatcaattaattatttcgagatatataaaaatgttttaaatatctaCTTTATACGATAagtctaaaattattttaaatatctattttataCGAGAAGTCtcatctaaaattattttaaatatctttcatattaattgattttatatgaTGAAGAGTAAGAAtcctaaataagaaaaattaaatatctcttatattaattgattttatattgattttatATGATGAAGAGTAAGAAtcctaaataagaaaaattaaatatctcttatattaattgattttatatgaTGAAAAGGTgagataaatttattttcggaaaattttaaatatcttttatattaattgattttataaaaaagattaaatatcttttatattaattgattttagaattgattttagaaAAGTGAGATACatgtattatttcttttatattaattgattttatagaTGAAGAGTGAGATACctctattatattttatattaattgattttagaGATGAAGATTCTAGCAGAgtaataaatatctaaaataacttttatattaaattcttatattaaatatcgatattaattaatataagaaagttttaaatatcttctatattaattgattttatacgATGAAGA carries:
- the LOC111786074 gene encoding uncharacterized protein LOC111786074; translation: MAASARAFFLSRITDFSIKPRLPPPPPPPLPSFSYSHLGLQRRRFPSTSGATTVSCLISGVDGGGVSDDFVSTRKLKFDRGFSVIANMLKRIEPLDTSNISQGVSDAAKDSMKQTISSMLGLLPSDQFAVTVRVSKSPLHNLLSSSIITGYTLWNAEYRLSLTRNFDISPDNLTGFDRSKPLEVSDVEEIRVGVDSNLEDLDTRPRLLTGFSPEALKYIQQLQSELSNLKDELNAQKQVNMQMEHGKENRNDLLEYLRSLDSNMVTELCKPSTSEVEEIIHELVGNILQRFFKDDASSTFNEDSSVADLEKLADVGSEFCDTVGTSRDYLAKLLFWCMLLGHHLRSLENRLQLSCVVGLL